One genomic window of Helicobacter canis includes the following:
- the polA gene encoding DNA polymerase I — protein MQKLIIVDTFGFFFRSFYALPPLQNSQGFPTGLLTGFANLIMKLYKSNPHDYIVFALESGGRNIRKDIYKDYKANRQETPQELLLQLPIAIEWIEKMQLIKIAKEGYEADDVIASLAHIAKAKGIRTHIISHDKDLYQLIDDEVSLIDPVRQVEIRQEQCQQKFGVPPHLFIDYQSLVGDTSDNVPGIKGIGAKSACKLLEHFGSLDAMYAREDELEAVIGKRLAHTIKEQKPSALLSRKLVSLVKDLPLDVDFQALAMPEKNPLLLILDELTRYEFTKIIQRLSGEPMNVKHEAASKPKAQPTQPLESTSAQFHYTAHTLWRLEEIQALLAPLPKDTKIAYDCESTGLDTRKAELVGFSFCFDGENAYYVPVAHTYLGAPSQLSLADTKAALELLFSYPLIGHNLKYDLQIAKKLGISPKREIYDSMILAWLYDSASKVGLDEQMHKWFNHTMISFSDALGGKQDFSQVSIESATEYAAEDAAASFRLFYVITHALESKNLSHLNALAHDLEFPFIQVLMEMEGCGISIDTEYFQALLARFSKELLALEQEIFTLCNDVFNLNSPKQLGSMLFDKLGLKAQRQIKGGYSTDEKTLQALLNAHPVIPKILEYREISKLKNTYVEPLLKHNDNGRIYTSFLQSGTATGRLSSKNPNLQNIPVRSEQGRLIRAGFRAKSDDYTLLSIDYSQIELRLLAHFSQDSALIEAFCKGLDIHLQTASILFSPEQAQEKRHIAKSINFGLIYGMGARKLSQTLDISFSEAKSYIQSYFDFFPSVKAFLQSKEQEILHNGYAQTLLGHRRYFDFSYATDFMRANYLREGVNTIFQGSAADLIKMAMLQIHSHIQGSNIAMLLQVHDELIFELPKQNALESAKEIAHIMDTIYPLAIPLESTISLGDSWADLK, from the coding sequence ATGCAAAAGCTCATTATTGTTGATACATTTGGATTTTTCTTCCGTAGTTTTTACGCGCTCCCGCCCTTGCAAAACTCCCAAGGCTTCCCCACGGGGCTGCTTACCGGCTTTGCCAATCTCATTATGAAGCTTTATAAAAGTAATCCACACGACTATATTGTCTTTGCCCTAGAGAGTGGGGGGCGAAATATCCGCAAGGACATTTATAAAGACTACAAGGCAAATCGCCAAGAAACGCCCCAAGAGCTGCTTTTGCAGCTGCCTATTGCCATTGAGTGGATTGAGAAAATGCAGCTCATAAAAATTGCAAAAGAGGGCTATGAAGCCGATGATGTGATCGCCTCTTTAGCCCACATAGCAAAGGCAAAAGGCATACGCACGCATATCATCAGCCACGATAAAGATCTCTACCAGCTTATTGATGATGAAGTATCACTAATTGATCCGGTGCGGCAAGTAGAAATTAGACAAGAGCAGTGCCAGCAGAAATTTGGCGTGCCACCGCATTTGTTTATCGACTATCAAAGCCTAGTTGGCGATACAAGCGATAATGTCCCGGGCATTAAGGGCATAGGCGCAAAGAGTGCGTGCAAGCTACTAGAGCATTTTGGCTCACTTGATGCGATGTATGCTAGAGAAGATGAGCTAGAAGCAGTCATTGGCAAGCGACTAGCCCACACGATAAAAGAGCAAAAGCCTAGCGCACTTCTTAGCAGAAAGCTTGTAAGCCTTGTCAAAGATCTGCCCTTAGATGTGGATTTCCAAGCTCTTGCTATGCCGGAGAAAAACCCGCTACTTTTAATCCTCGATGAGCTAACTCGCTATGAATTTACCAAAATAATCCAGCGACTCTCGGGCGAGCCGATGAATGTCAAACACGAAGCCGCTTCAAAGCCCAAAGCCCAGCCCACACAGCCCCTAGAATCCACTTCTGCACAATTCCACTACACCGCCCATACATTGTGGAGACTAGAAGAGATCCAAGCCCTGCTAGCCCCCCTGCCCAAAGACACCAAAATCGCCTATGATTGCGAAAGCACAGGGCTTGATACAAGAAAGGCAGAGCTTGTGGGCTTTAGCTTTTGCTTTGATGGAGAAAATGCCTACTATGTCCCTGTGGCACACACCTACTTAGGCGCACCAAGCCAGCTCTCTCTAGCAGATACAAAGGCGGCTTTAGAGCTACTTTTCTCTTACCCACTTATCGGGCATAATCTCAAATACGACTTGCAGATCGCCAAAAAGCTAGGCATAAGCCCAAAGCGCGAGATTTATGACTCTATGATTTTGGCGTGGCTCTATGATAGTGCGAGCAAGGTAGGCTTAGATGAGCAAATGCACAAGTGGTTTAATCACACAATGATTAGCTTTAGCGATGCGCTAGGCGGTAAGCAAGACTTCTCCCAAGTCTCCATAGAATCTGCCACAGAGTATGCCGCAGAAGATGCGGCTGCTAGCTTTAGGCTCTTTTATGTCATCACTCACGCCCTAGAATCCAAAAATCTAAGCCACCTAAACGCCCTAGCTCACGACTTAGAATTTCCCTTTATCCAAGTGCTTATGGAAATGGAGGGCTGTGGGATTAGCATTGACACGGAGTATTTTCAGGCACTTTTAGCCCGCTTTAGCAAGGAGCTTCTAGCCCTAGAGCAAGAGATTTTCACCCTTTGCAATGATGTCTTTAATCTCAACTCCCCCAAGCAGCTAGGATCTATGCTTTTTGACAAGCTTGGGCTAAAGGCTCAAAGGCAGATTAAAGGCGGATATAGCACTGATGAAAAGACCTTGCAAGCCCTGCTAAATGCCCACCCTGTGATCCCTAAAATCCTAGAATATAGAGAGATAAGCAAGCTGAAAAACACCTATGTAGAGCCGCTTTTAAAGCATAATGATAATGGCAGGATTTATACTTCATTTTTGCAAAGTGGCACCGCCACAGGACGCCTAAGCTCTAAAAATCCCAATCTCCAAAATATCCCCGTGCGTAGCGAGCAAGGCAGGCTGATCCGCGCGGGATTCCGTGCTAAGAGTGATGACTACACGCTGCTTTCAATTGACTACTCGCAAATTGAGCTGCGATTGCTCGCGCATTTTTCACAGGACTCTGCGCTGATAGAGGCGTTTTGCAAGGGGCTAGATATACATTTGCAAACTGCTAGCATTTTGTTTTCCCCAGAGCAAGCGCAAGAGAAGCGGCATATTGCTAAGAGCATAAATTTTGGGCTTATCTATGGTATGGGTGCGCGGAAATTATCCCAAACGCTAGATATAAGCTTTAGCGAAGCAAAATCCTATATCCAAAGCTATTTTGACTTTTTCCCCTCGGTCAAAGCCTTTTTACAATCCAAAGAGCAAGAGATCTTGCACAATGGCTATGCGCAGACGCTGCTAGGGCATAGGCGGTATTTTGACTTTAGCTATGCCACAGATTTTATGCGTGCAAATTATCTGCGCGAAGGAGTCAATACGATCTTCCAAGGCAGTGCGGCGGATCTTATCAAAATGGCTATGCTACAAATCCATAGCCATATACAAGGCTCAAATATCGCTATGCTTTTGCAAGTGCATGATGAGCTAATTTTCGAGCTACCCAAACAAAACGCCTTAGAATCCGCCAAAGAAATCGCGCATATTATGGATACTATCTATCCCTTAGCTATCCCGCTAGAATCCACTATTTCACTAGGTGATAGCTGGGCAGATCTCAAGTAG